The following proteins are co-located in the Paenibacillus sp. JNUCC32 genome:
- a CDS encoding WXG100 family type VII secretion target: MSGRIEVSPEELRRAAADIRSGSDYGGELVARLSQVIETLNAEWEGVSQQRFRTEAEETKAQLMNFIQMMHSMEQELMSIAARFAEADGQ, from the coding sequence ATGTCAGGACGTATAGAGGTATCGCCCGAGGAGCTGCGCCGCGCGGCGGCAGACATTCGCAGCGGGAGTGACTACGGCGGGGAATTGGTCGCGAGGCTGTCCCAGGTCATTGAAACGCTGAATGCCGAATGGGAAGGCGTTTCCCAGCAGCGTTTTCGCACAGAGGCCGAGGAGACGAAGGCGCAGCTGATGAATTTCATCCAGATGATGCATTCGATGGAGCAGGAGCTGATGAGCATCGCTGCCCGGTTTGCAGAGGCCGACGGCCAATAA
- a CDS encoding DUF4176 domain-containing protein, translating to MTQQQQLLPNGSIVILKEGEKKLVIYGRKQILALEQPQLFDYLACPYPEGYVSPEFAYVFNHEDIQEIIFTGYQDEEEEQFQAVLAETKAT from the coding sequence ATGACGCAACAACAGCAGCTGCTGCCCAACGGATCGATCGTCATTTTGAAGGAAGGCGAGAAAAAGCTGGTGATCTATGGACGCAAGCAAATTTTGGCGCTTGAGCAGCCGCAATTGTTCGACTATCTGGCTTGTCCGTATCCGGAAGGGTATGTCAGCCCGGAGTTTGCTTACGTGTTTAACCATGAGGATATCCAAGAGATTATTTTTACGGGTTACCAGGACGAAGAGGAAGAACAATTTCAGGCCGTACTGGCTGAGACGAAGGCTACTTAG
- a CDS encoding WXG100 family type VII secretion target produces MTKIRVVPEMLNQQGAAVSDIAREIQALQERMQQRIQSMSWESRHRAQVEQRLAQCRAACQSVVGRLEQNRGQLVKKAGDFSQTDQSLGNNLNFGKQSVAQVSPHLLLQASMAQNGNKKTDPPVTAAGVEFNALAPFGGTADQWKGNPLAAAGVLFGTATASGTMYKYWDMYRNGFGVWLEKDKRGNMRANVTNGMLANIRKKSYAEYNWRNHPRIPKYVLPGAAVKDSLSWKGGKLGYAGIAMQTVGNLVTNINENKSGAKIAGDAVVDVGVGVGTVVASAAAGAKAGALIGTAVGGPIGTLAGAAIGFGVSVGASYVMDGIKFADFDGDGKKDTVTEGLKMGAEKIGSTIAGWFK; encoded by the coding sequence ATGACCAAAATACGTGTGGTACCTGAAATGCTGAACCAGCAGGGCGCAGCTGTATCTGATATTGCACGGGAAATCCAAGCGCTTCAGGAGCGGATGCAGCAGCGCATCCAGAGCATGTCCTGGGAATCGCGCCATCGCGCCCAGGTAGAGCAGCGCCTTGCGCAATGCCGGGCTGCGTGCCAGTCTGTCGTAGGCCGTCTGGAGCAGAATCGCGGCCAGCTCGTGAAGAAAGCGGGGGATTTTTCGCAGACCGATCAATCGCTCGGGAACAATCTGAATTTCGGCAAACAATCGGTCGCCCAGGTGAGTCCGCATCTACTGCTTCAGGCGAGTATGGCACAGAACGGAAATAAGAAGACGGATCCGCCCGTGACGGCGGCGGGCGTCGAATTCAATGCGCTCGCGCCATTCGGCGGCACGGCGGATCAATGGAAGGGCAATCCGCTTGCGGCCGCAGGGGTATTGTTCGGAACGGCAACCGCATCGGGCACGATGTACAAATACTGGGATATGTACCGGAACGGCTTCGGCGTATGGCTTGAAAAAGACAAGCGCGGCAACATGCGTGCCAATGTGACGAACGGCATGCTTGCCAATATCCGAAAAAAATCCTATGCCGAGTACAATTGGCGGAATCACCCCCGAATTCCGAAATACGTCCTGCCCGGCGCAGCCGTGAAGGACTCGCTCAGCTGGAAGGGCGGCAAGCTTGGTTATGCCGGCATCGCCATGCAAACGGTGGGAAATCTGGTTACGAATATCAATGAAAACAAGAGCGGGGCGAAAATAGCCGGAGACGCCGTTGTCGACGTGGGTGTCGGCGTGGGAACCGTGGTCGCTTCCGCGGCGGCTGGCGCTAAAGCCGGCGCGCTGATCGGGACGGCGGTGGGCGGTCCGATCGGCACCCTGGCGGGTGCGGCCATCGGCTTCGGCGTGTCGGTCGGCGCTTCCTACGTCATGGACGGCATCAAGTTCGCGGATTTTGACGGGGACGGGAAGAAAGATACCGTAACCGAAGGATTGAAAATGGGGGCGGAGAAGATAGGTTCTACGATAGCCGGATGGTTCAAATAA
- a CDS encoding TetR/AcrR family transcriptional regulator yields the protein MNAKKEAVLEAGKRLFLEHGIVRTSMEQIAEAVPVSKMTIYNYYQSKEGLLDHVVDRMVEEMMAIYRGIMEQAKDPLEALTVFYRDQEKFSGLVSQQFVSDLAKFPEQMDKLLQFNQKYVVPEFEMLIFKGQQLGQIRKDISPQVLVAFLTFINEFTARTEWYHGLGSLNAVSEQLMTILYHGIIRKDEPLNPT from the coding sequence ATGAACGCAAAAAAAGAAGCGGTGCTTGAGGCCGGAAAGCGGTTGTTTCTGGAGCATGGGATTGTGAGAACCAGCATGGAGCAGATTGCCGAAGCTGTCCCCGTTTCCAAGATGACGATTTATAACTATTATCAGAGCAAAGAGGGCTTACTGGATCATGTGGTGGATCGCATGGTCGAGGAGATGATGGCGATCTATCGCGGGATCATGGAGCAGGCCAAAGATCCGCTGGAGGCCTTAACCGTGTTCTACAGGGATCAGGAGAAGTTTTCGGGGCTCGTCTCGCAGCAATTTGTGTCGGATCTGGCCAAGTTTCCGGAACAGATGGACAAGCTGCTTCAGTTCAATCAGAAATACGTTGTCCCGGAATTCGAAATGCTGATTTTTAAAGGCCAGCAGCTCGGACAGATCCGCAAAGACATTTCCCCGCAGGTACTGGTCGCGTTTTTGACTTTTATCAATGAATTTACGGCGCGAACGGAATGGTACCATGGTCTGGGCAGCCTGAATGCGGTCAGCGAACAACTGATGACGATTCTATATCACGGCATTATCCGGAAGGATGAGCCGCTTAATCCAACATAA
- the pyrE gene encoding orotate phosphoribosyltransferase, with the protein MSNIANIPHQIASYLLKIEAVSLRPHQPFTWTSGIKSPIYCDNRLTMSYPDIRDYIAESFAAVIREQYPEAEAIAGTATAGIPHAAFVSQKMNLPMSYIRDKAKGHGKENLIEGLIKPGQKVVVIEDLISTGGSSLKAAQAVKDAGAEPLAVLAIFSYQLDKAVQAFAEAGIPLQSLSNYGALIDVALSENRIQAEDVELLQSWRSNPTSFGV; encoded by the coding sequence ATGAGTAACATCGCGAATATTCCGCATCAGATCGCATCTTATTTGCTTAAGATCGAGGCCGTTTCCCTAAGACCTCATCAGCCGTTTACATGGACGTCGGGCATCAAGTCACCGATCTACTGCGACAATCGCCTGACCATGTCCTATCCCGACATTCGCGATTACATTGCTGAATCGTTCGCGGCCGTCATTCGGGAGCAGTATCCGGAAGCCGAGGCCATTGCCGGAACGGCCACCGCAGGGATCCCGCACGCGGCCTTCGTATCCCAGAAGATGAACCTGCCGATGTCCTATATTCGGGACAAAGCCAAAGGCCACGGCAAGGAAAACCTGATCGAAGGTTTGATCAAGCCCGGCCAGAAGGTCGTTGTCATCGAGGATCTGATCTCCACGGGCGGCAGCTCCCTGAAGGCGGCGCAAGCGGTCAAGGACGCAGGAGCAGAGCCGCTCGCGGTGCTCGCCATATTCAGCTATCAGTTGGATAAAGCGGTACAAGCCTTCGCCGAAGCGGGAATTCCGCTGCAGAGCCTGTCCAATTACGGTGCACTCATTGATGTAGCGTTATCGGAGAACCGGATTCAAGCAGAGGACGTGGAGCTCCTACAATCCTGGAGATCGAATCCAACCTCCTTTGGCGTATAG
- the pyrF gene encoding orotidine-5'-phosphate decarboxylase, producing the protein MNASYNEMAGRLMVALDYPDAERAQALVRQLEGIPCYMKVGMQLFYAAGPDFVKELKAKGYSVFLDVKMHDIPNTVKGGSHSVTRLGVDMFNVHAGGGALMMQAAKAGAEAAVADTPGLAMPTIIAVTQLTSTNQDVMNNEIGIPGQVEDTVVRYAELARQSGLHGVVASSLEVEAIRSACGKDFKTVIPGIRPAGADIGDQARVLTPGEAIRKGSHYLVVGRPITESHNPRQAAEQIIEEMIQA; encoded by the coding sequence ATGAACGCCAGCTACAATGAAATGGCGGGCCGCCTGATGGTGGCCCTGGATTACCCGGATGCCGAGCGTGCACAAGCATTGGTACGTCAGCTGGAGGGCATCCCGTGTTATATGAAGGTCGGCATGCAGCTGTTCTATGCGGCCGGTCCTGACTTTGTGAAAGAATTGAAAGCGAAAGGCTATTCCGTGTTCCTGGATGTGAAGATGCATGATATTCCGAATACGGTCAAAGGCGGCTCGCACAGCGTAACGCGGCTGGGCGTGGACATGTTTAATGTCCATGCCGGCGGCGGCGCGCTCATGATGCAGGCGGCAAAAGCCGGGGCGGAAGCCGCAGTGGCGGACACCCCGGGTCTTGCCATGCCTACGATCATTGCGGTAACGCAGTTGACCAGCACGAATCAGGATGTCATGAATAACGAAATCGGCATTCCCGGCCAGGTGGAGGATACCGTCGTGCGTTATGCTGAGTTGGCCCGGCAGTCGGGACTTCACGGCGTCGTGGCATCCTCCCTGGAAGTGGAAGCCATTCGATCCGCCTGCGGCAAGGATTTCAAAACCGTCATTCCGGGTATCCGCCCTGCCGGTGCGGATATCGGTGACCAAGCGCGGGTGCTTACACCTGGGGAAGCGATCCGCAAGGGAAGTCATTACCTGGTTGTCGGCCGCCCGATCACCGAGTCCCATAACCCGAGACAAGCTGCAGAACAGATTATTGAGGAGATGATTCAAGCATGA
- the carB gene encoding carbamoyl-phosphate synthase large subunit, giving the protein MPKHDTLKKILVIGSGPIVIGQAAEFDYAGTQACQALKEEGMEVVLINSNPATIMTDTNMADKVYIEPITLDFVTQIIRQERPDGLLPTLGGQTGLNMAVELARAGILEQENVKLLGTQLESIEKAEDRDLFRELMRELDQPVPESTIVTTLEEALEFANEIGYPVIVRPAYTLGGTGGGICATEEELRETVSSGLRYSPITQCLIEKSIAGMKEVEYEVMRDANDNCIVVCNMENFDPVGVHTGDSIVVAPSQTLSDREYQMLRSASLKIIRALNIEGGCNVQFALDPNSYQYYVIEVNPRVSRSSALASKATGYPIAKMAAKIAMGYTLDEIVNPVTGQTYACFEPTLDYIVSKIPRWPFDKFIHANRKLGTQMKATGEVMAIGRTFEESIHKAVRSLEIGVHRLYLKGANELSDEVLQQRLIKADDERMFLIAEAFRRGYDLQQIQDLTKIDWWFLDKIERLIKYEDHIRSEASLTYETLYEAKRLGFTDRAIAELRAEGKASTHTTEESIGFLRREHGLRPVYKMVDTCAAEFEATTPYYYSTYETENEVIESAKEKVIVLGSGPIRIGQGIEFDYSTVHAVWAIQKAGYEAVIINNNPETVSTDFNTSDRLYFEPLFFEDVMNVIEQEKPIGVIVQFGGQTAINLAEPLSKAGVKILGTSLESIDEAEDRKKFEALLSRLEIAQPKGKTVTSVDDAVETAQSLGYPVLVRPSYVLGGRAMEIVYSDSELLSYMKEAVKINPDHPVLIDRYMLGKEVEVDAICDGETVLIPGIMEHVERAGVHSGDSIAVYPPQYLSQDLKDKIVEITIKIAKELNTRGLVNIQFVIYKNEVYVIEVNPRSSRTVPFLSKVTGIPMANLATQAIMGGKLKDLGYEEGMWPESEHVSVKVPVFSFAKLRRVEPTLGPEMKSTGEVMGRDVKYAKALYKGLIGAGMKIPSTGAIIATIADKDKAEAAALLKGFHKLGYKIIATGGTAAALKEAGLDVTTINKLSEGTPNILDMIRTGEANFVFNTLTKGKTPQRDGFRIRREAVENGVVCMTSLDTVRELLTMLETINFSSEAMPV; this is encoded by the coding sequence ATGCCTAAACATGATACATTGAAAAAAATTCTCGTCATCGGCTCCGGTCCGATCGTCATCGGGCAAGCAGCGGAATTCGACTACGCTGGAACCCAAGCCTGCCAGGCACTGAAAGAAGAAGGCATGGAGGTCGTGCTGATCAACAGTAACCCGGCGACCATCATGACCGACACCAACATGGCGGATAAAGTGTATATCGAGCCGATCACGCTGGACTTCGTTACCCAGATCATCCGTCAAGAGCGTCCGGACGGACTGCTCCCGACGCTTGGAGGACAAACGGGACTGAACATGGCGGTTGAGCTTGCCCGCGCCGGAATTCTGGAGCAGGAAAACGTCAAACTGCTCGGAACGCAGCTGGAATCGATCGAAAAAGCCGAAGACCGCGACTTGTTCCGCGAGCTGATGCGCGAATTGGATCAGCCCGTGCCGGAGAGCACGATCGTAACGACCCTGGAAGAGGCGCTTGAGTTCGCGAATGAGATCGGTTATCCGGTGATCGTGCGTCCGGCCTACACGCTTGGCGGCACCGGCGGCGGCATTTGCGCAACCGAAGAGGAGCTGCGCGAAACGGTTAGCTCCGGACTGCGCTACAGCCCGATCACGCAGTGCCTGATCGAGAAGAGCATTGCGGGAATGAAAGAAGTCGAGTACGAGGTTATGCGCGACGCCAACGATAACTGCATCGTGGTATGTAACATGGAGAACTTCGATCCGGTCGGCGTTCATACCGGCGACAGCATCGTCGTGGCGCCAAGCCAAACGCTGTCTGACCGCGAATATCAAATGCTCAGATCCGCATCGCTGAAAATCATCCGCGCCCTGAACATCGAAGGCGGATGCAACGTGCAGTTCGCGCTGGATCCGAACAGCTATCAATATTACGTCATCGAGGTAAACCCACGGGTCAGCCGCTCATCCGCGCTGGCTTCCAAAGCAACGGGCTACCCGATCGCGAAGATGGCAGCAAAAATCGCGATGGGTTACACCCTGGACGAGATCGTTAACCCGGTAACGGGCCAGACGTATGCTTGCTTCGAGCCTACGCTGGATTACATCGTCAGCAAAATTCCGCGCTGGCCGTTCGACAAGTTCATCCATGCCAACCGGAAGCTGGGCACCCAGATGAAGGCAACCGGCGAAGTGATGGCAATCGGCCGCACCTTCGAAGAATCGATCCATAAAGCGGTCCGCTCCCTGGAAATCGGCGTGCACCGTCTATACCTGAAAGGCGCGAACGAGCTGAGCGATGAAGTGCTCCAGCAGCGCCTGATCAAAGCGGACGATGAGCGGATGTTCCTGATCGCGGAAGCGTTCCGCCGGGGCTATGATCTGCAGCAGATTCAGGACCTGACGAAGATCGACTGGTGGTTCCTGGACAAAATCGAACGCCTGATCAAGTATGAAGACCATATTCGCAGCGAAGCGTCGCTGACTTACGAAACGCTGTACGAAGCGAAGCGTCTCGGCTTTACGGATCGTGCCATCGCCGAGCTCCGCGCAGAAGGCAAGGCCAGCACGCACACGACCGAGGAGTCGATCGGATTCCTCCGCCGCGAGCACGGATTGCGTCCGGTTTACAAAATGGTGGATACCTGCGCAGCGGAGTTTGAAGCAACGACGCCGTACTACTACTCCACCTACGAAACGGAGAATGAAGTCATCGAATCCGCGAAGGAGAAAGTCATCGTGCTCGGCTCCGGTCCGATCCGGATCGGTCAAGGGATCGAATTCGACTACTCCACGGTGCATGCCGTATGGGCCATCCAGAAGGCGGGATATGAAGCGGTTATCATCAACAACAACCCGGAGACCGTATCCACCGACTTTAATACGTCGGACCGTCTCTACTTCGAACCTCTGTTCTTCGAAGATGTCATGAATGTCATCGAGCAGGAGAAGCCGATCGGCGTCATCGTGCAGTTCGGCGGGCAGACGGCGATCAACCTCGCGGAGCCGCTCAGCAAAGCGGGTGTGAAGATTCTGGGCACAAGCCTGGAGAGCATTGACGAAGCCGAGGACCGCAAGAAATTCGAAGCGCTTCTGTCCCGATTGGAGATCGCCCAACCGAAAGGTAAAACCGTAACGTCGGTCGATGATGCCGTAGAAACGGCACAATCGCTGGGCTACCCCGTGCTCGTAAGACCTTCGTATGTACTGGGTGGACGCGCCATGGAGATTGTATACTCCGACAGCGAGCTTCTGAGCTACATGAAAGAGGCGGTTAAGATCAACCCGGATCACCCGGTTCTGATCGACCGTTACATGCTGGGCAAAGAAGTGGAGGTTGACGCGATCTGCGATGGCGAGACTGTGCTGATTCCGGGCATTATGGAGCATGTAGAGCGCGCAGGGGTTCACTCCGGCGACTCGATTGCGGTATATCCGCCACAATACTTGTCCCAGGACCTGAAGGACAAGATTGTCGAAATTACGATCAAGATTGCCAAAGAGCTTAATACACGCGGACTTGTCAACATCCAGTTCGTCATCTATAAAAACGAAGTGTACGTAATCGAAGTGAATCCGCGTTCTTCCCGGACGGTGCCGTTCCTGAGCAAGGTGACGGGCATTCCGATGGCGAACCTGGCTACGCAGGCCATTATGGGCGGCAAGCTGAAGGATCTCGGATACGAGGAAGGCATGTGGCCGGAAAGCGAGCATGTATCGGTTAAAGTGCCGGTCTTCTCCTTCGCGAAGCTTCGCCGCGTGGAGCCGACCCTCGGACCTGAAATGAAATCGACCGGCGAGGTTATGGGCCGCGACGTGAAGTATGCCAAGGCACTGTACAAAGGCCTCATCGGTGCAGGCATGAAGATTCCTTCAACGGGCGCGATCATCGCCACCATAGCGGATAAAGACAAAGCCGAAGCGGCTGCGCTGCTGAAGGGCTTCCATAAGCTGGGATATAAAATCATCGCAACCGGCGGTACGGCGGCAGCGCTCAAAGAAGCGGGTCTTGACGTGACGACCATCAACAAGCTGTCCGAAGGCACGCCGAACATTCTCGATATGATCCGCACAGGCGAAGCGAACTTTGTCTTCAACACATTGACCAAAGGCAAAACGCCGCAGCGCGACGGATTCCGAATCCGCCGTGAAGCGGTAGAGAATGGCGTTGTATGCATGACCTCGCTCGATACGGTTCGCGAGCTTCTGACGATGCTGGAGACCATCAACTTCTCCTCTGAAGCGATGCCGGTTTAA
- the carA gene encoding glutamine-hydrolyzing carbamoyl-phosphate synthase small subunit, translated as MQARLLLEDGTLFSGKSFGADAEMTGEVVFNTGITGYQEVLSDPSYCGQIVTMTYPLIGNYGITRDDFESIRPFVHGFVVRRHEPVPSNWRAEYSVDSLLKEYGIPGISEIDTRMLTRIIRHYGTMKGILTTSNKPVEELKEMLGDTTIAELRNQVAKTSTPQMFTSPGSKERIVLVDFGAKSGILRELTSRGCDVMVVPHDTTADEIRRLHPDGIQLSNGPGDPKDVPYAVNMVKELLGEYPIFGICLGHQLFALAAGADTEKLKFGHRGGNHPVKELASGRCYITSQNHGYTVNEESVKGTDLEVTHINNNDKTIEGLKHSKFPAFSVQYHPEAAPGPHDSSYLFDQFLEMIRDHKQNEIRKPRQAVLAAAVKGAQ; from the coding sequence ATGCAGGCAAGATTGTTACTGGAGGACGGAACGCTGTTCAGCGGAAAATCCTTCGGCGCGGATGCTGAAATGACCGGAGAGGTTGTTTTCAATACAGGGATTACAGGATATCAAGAGGTGCTGAGCGACCCGTCCTACTGCGGACAGATCGTAACCATGACGTACCCTTTGATCGGCAACTACGGCATCACGCGGGATGACTTTGAATCCATTCGGCCGTTCGTTCACGGATTCGTCGTTCGTCGTCATGAGCCTGTTCCCAGCAACTGGCGTGCAGAATACAGCGTTGACAGCCTGTTGAAGGAATACGGAATTCCGGGGATCAGCGAGATCGATACGCGGATGTTAACCCGTATCATCCGTCATTACGGTACGATGAAGGGCATTCTAACCACTTCCAACAAACCGGTGGAAGAGCTTAAGGAGATGCTCGGGGATACGACGATCGCTGAACTCCGCAACCAGGTGGCAAAAACCTCAACGCCGCAAATGTTTACGAGTCCAGGTTCAAAGGAACGGATCGTTCTGGTCGACTTCGGTGCAAAAAGCGGGATTCTGCGCGAATTGACGTCCCGCGGGTGTGACGTCATGGTCGTTCCGCATGACACGACGGCCGATGAAATCCGCAGACTTCATCCGGACGGCATTCAGTTGTCCAACGGCCCTGGGGACCCGAAAGACGTGCCTTACGCCGTCAACATGGTCAAAGAACTGCTCGGCGAATATCCGATCTTCGGCATCTGCCTTGGCCACCAATTGTTTGCGCTGGCTGCGGGCGCGGACACCGAGAAGCTGAAATTCGGACACCGCGGCGGAAACCATCCGGTAAAAGAGCTTGCCAGCGGACGCTGCTACATCACTTCCCAAAACCACGGATACACCGTAAACGAAGAATCCGTCAAAGGGACGGATCTGGAAGTTACGCATATCAACAACAACGATAAAACGATCGAAGGCTTGAAGCACTCGAAATTCCCGGCCTTCTCGGTGCAATACCATCCTGAAGCTGCCCCTGGTCCGCACGACAGCAGCTATCTGTTCGATCAATTCCTTGAAATGATAAGAGACCATAAACAGAATGAAATCCGGAAACCGCGCCAGGCGGTTCTGGCCGCAGCCGTGAAAGGAGCTCAATAA
- a CDS encoding dihydroorotase produces the protein MQMQVIKNAKVINEQGQLEDKHIVIADGLIQSVASDIAALPEPGDHVQIIDAEGKLVTPGFIDMHVHLREPGYEHKETIESGSRSAVKGGFTTIACMPNTRPVTDTPETVKLVLDKASEANLAKVLPYAAITKNELGRELTDFEALKAAGAIGFTDDGVGVQNAQMMKDAMNKAKALGMPVIAHCEDDSLVKGACVTEGKFAQQHGLKGIPNESEAIHVGRDILLTEATGVHYHVCHVSTEQSVRLIRQAKAIGISVTAEVCPHHLVLSDEDIPGLDANWKMNPPLRTPRDVEACIEGLLDGTLDMIVTDHAPHSAEEKAKGMELAPFGIVGFETAFPLLYTKFVATGKWDLALLVKRMTSDPARVFGLATGVLEAGKAADLTMIDLEAEKEVNPEEFATKGRNTPFTGWKLKGWPVMTWVDGEVKWSEQNGF, from the coding sequence ATGCAAATGCAAGTGATAAAGAATGCCAAAGTGATCAATGAACAAGGACAGCTCGAAGATAAACATATCGTCATTGCAGACGGATTGATTCAGTCGGTTGCGAGCGATATCGCAGCCTTGCCGGAACCGGGCGATCACGTTCAGATCATCGATGCCGAGGGCAAGCTGGTCACGCCGGGATTCATCGATATGCATGTGCACTTGAGAGAGCCGGGTTATGAGCACAAGGAAACCATCGAGAGCGGCAGCCGCTCGGCAGTCAAAGGCGGTTTCACCACCATCGCCTGCATGCCGAACACAAGACCGGTGACCGATACGCCGGAAACGGTGAAGCTCGTGCTGGATAAGGCCAGCGAGGCGAATCTTGCGAAGGTGCTGCCATATGCAGCCATTACGAAGAACGAGCTGGGCCGCGAACTGACGGACTTTGAGGCCTTGAAGGCCGCGGGTGCGATCGGATTTACGGACGACGGCGTCGGTGTGCAGAACGCACAGATGATGAAAGATGCCATGAATAAAGCGAAAGCGCTGGGCATGCCGGTCATTGCGCACTGCGAGGATGACTCGCTGGTAAAAGGAGCTTGCGTGACCGAGGGCAAATTCGCTCAGCAGCACGGCCTGAAAGGAATACCGAACGAGTCGGAAGCGATCCATGTCGGGCGCGACATTCTGCTGACCGAAGCCACCGGCGTGCATTACCATGTATGCCATGTGAGCACGGAGCAGTCCGTAAGATTGATCCGCCAGGCAAAAGCGATCGGCATCTCGGTAACGGCCGAGGTATGCCCGCATCATCTGGTTCTCTCCGACGAAGACATTCCCGGCCTTGATGCAAACTGGAAGATGAACCCGCCGCTGCGCACACCGCGTGATGTGGAGGCTTGTATAGAAGGTCTGCTGGATGGAACGCTTGATATGATCGTAACGGATCATGCACCGCATAGCGCGGAAGAGAAAGCAAAAGGCATGGAGCTGGCTCCCTTCGGCATCGTGGGATTCGAAACGGCGTTCCCGCTGCTCTACACCAAGTTTGTCGCCACAGGAAAATGGGATCTCGCCCTGCTCGTAAAACGGATGACAAGCGATCCGGCAAGAGTATTCGGTCTTGCAACGGGTGTGCTGGAAGCCGGTAAAGCAGCGGACCTGACCATGATCGATCTCGAAGCGGAGAAAGAAGTGAACCCGGAAGAGTTCGCAACAAAAGGCCGGAACACGCCATTTACAGGCTGGAAGCTGAAAGGCTGGCCCGTGATGACTTGGGTGGACGGCGAAGTGAAATGGTCCGAACAAAACGGATTCTAA
- a CDS encoding aspartate carbamoyltransferase catalytic subunit: MMTTAISLKERSLLGLKDISRDEIGSILNRAAYWEAQSEKVVPVLQSKFAVNMFFENSTRTRFSFEMAEKRLGAEVMNFAAAASSVEKGESIYDTVRTLESMGIDAGVIRLKPANVLQELAERISIPLVNAGDGNNEHPTQALLDLYTMKKSFGELKGLTVSIIGDIKHSRVARSDLWALQKFGAHVQFCAPETMQAPELAQYAPYVSMEKALKADVVMMLRVQLERHNEGVFKSSAEYREQYGLTEERAAKLSGHTMIMHPAPVNRNVEIDDAVVESPRSMIFKQMANGVPIRMAVMERAMV; encoded by the coding sequence ATCATGACAACAGCCATTTCATTGAAAGAACGCAGCCTCTTAGGTTTGAAGGATATTAGCAGAGACGAAATCGGATCCATCCTGAATCGGGCAGCATATTGGGAAGCGCAGTCCGAGAAAGTGGTGCCGGTACTTCAATCGAAATTTGCGGTTAATATGTTCTTCGAGAACAGCACCAGAACGAGATTCTCGTTTGAAATGGCTGAGAAAAGACTCGGTGCCGAGGTCATGAACTTTGCGGCGGCAGCATCCAGCGTCGAGAAAGGCGAGTCGATCTACGATACCGTCAGAACGCTGGAATCCATGGGAATCGACGCGGGCGTCATCCGGCTGAAGCCAGCCAACGTGCTGCAGGAGCTGGCGGAGCGGATCTCGATTCCGCTGGTCAATGCGGGCGACGGCAACAATGAGCATCCCACGCAGGCGCTGCTTGATCTATACACGATGAAGAAAAGCTTCGGCGAGCTTAAGGGATTAACGGTGTCCATCATCGGGGACATCAAGCACAGCCGGGTTGCTCGTTCGGATCTGTGGGCCCTGCAGAAGTTCGGAGCCCATGTGCAGTTCTGCGCGCCGGAAACGATGCAGGCTCCGGAGCTGGCTCAGTATGCGCCTTACGTATCGATGGAAAAGGCGCTCAAGGCCGATGTGGTGATGATGCTGAGAGTACAGCTGGAACGCCATAACGAAGGGGTGTTCAAATCCAGCGCGGAGTACCGGGAGCAGTACGGCTTGACGGAAGAGCGGGCGGCCAAGCTGTCGGGGCACACCATGATTATGCATCCGGCACCGGTGAACCGCAACGTTGAAATCGACGACGCGGTCGTGGAAAGCCCGAGATCGATGATATTCAAGCAGATGGCGAACGGAGTGCCCATTCGCATGGCGGTCATGGAACGGGCGATGGTCTGA